A DNA window from Massilia putida contains the following coding sequences:
- a CDS encoding VOC family protein, which produces MQQSIVHIALVVRDYDEAIGFYVGKLGFELLDDTYQPAQDKRWVVVAPPGGTGTTLLLAKASKPEQQPFIGNQAGGRVFLFLNTDDFWRDYERLRSNGVTFVRDPKEEEYGTVAVFEDLYGNLWDLLQLRAGHPTAQRAGM; this is translated from the coding sequence ATGCAGCAATCCATCGTCCACATCGCACTTGTCGTGCGTGACTACGACGAAGCGATCGGCTTCTACGTCGGCAAACTCGGTTTCGAATTATTGGACGATACGTACCAGCCGGCGCAGGACAAGCGCTGGGTCGTCGTCGCGCCGCCAGGCGGGACCGGCACCACGCTCCTGCTGGCCAAGGCATCGAAGCCGGAACAACAACCGTTCATCGGCAACCAGGCCGGCGGCCGCGTATTCCTGTTCTTGAACACGGACGATTTCTGGCGCGATTACGAGCGTTTGCGCAGCAACGGCGTGACGTTCGTGCGCGATCCGAAAGAGGAAGAGTACGGTACGGTGGCCGTGTTCGAGGACCTGTACGGGAATTTGTGGGATCTGCTGCAGTTGCGGGCGGGGCATCCGACTGCGCAGCGCGCGGGGATGTAG
- a CDS encoding YeiH family protein has protein sequence MNNTILRLVPGLVLGAAVTGAAVVLERGEIALFGRAWLESLVLAILLGSLVRTVVPVPAACDAGVRFAAKAVLELAVMLLGASVSAAAIVAHGLPLLGGIALAVVLAIVFSYAVGRLLRLPHEMAVLVACGNSICGNSAIAAVAPVIDADGKDVASSIAFTAVLSVVVVLVLPLLDRVFALTPLQYGIFTGMTVYAVPQVLAAAAPVSQASLHIGTLVKLVRVLMLGPVVLGLSVFRRDGGRRRALPIAQLVPWFIVGFLVLMTLRSAGALPAAVLEPAHAASGWLTSMSMAALGLGVDARAVVRAGGKVTATVVVSLIGLGLISWGLIALLGIR, from the coding sequence ATGAACAATACAATCCTCCGGCTGGTGCCCGGCCTCGTTCTCGGTGCCGCCGTCACTGGCGCCGCCGTGGTATTGGAACGCGGAGAGATCGCACTGTTCGGCCGCGCATGGCTTGAAAGCCTCGTGCTGGCCATCCTGCTGGGAAGCCTCGTGCGCACCGTCGTCCCGGTGCCCGCCGCGTGCGACGCCGGCGTGCGGTTTGCGGCCAAGGCCGTCCTCGAACTGGCGGTAATGCTGCTGGGCGCGTCCGTCAGCGCCGCCGCGATCGTCGCGCACGGCTTGCCGCTGCTGGGCGGGATCGCGCTCGCGGTGGTCCTCGCGATCGTCTTCAGTTATGCCGTCGGGAGGCTGCTGCGGCTGCCCCACGAGATGGCCGTGCTGGTCGCGTGCGGGAATTCGATCTGCGGGAACTCGGCCATCGCCGCCGTCGCGCCGGTCATCGATGCCGACGGCAAGGATGTCGCATCATCGATCGCCTTCACCGCGGTGCTGAGTGTCGTCGTCGTGCTTGTGCTGCCGCTGCTCGATCGCGTGTTCGCGTTGACGCCTCTCCAATACGGCATCTTCACCGGCATGACGGTGTATGCCGTGCCACAGGTGCTGGCCGCGGCGGCGCCGGTATCGCAGGCGAGCCTGCACATCGGCACGCTCGTCAAGCTGGTGCGGGTGCTGATGCTCGGCCCCGTCGTGCTCGGGTTATCGGTGTTCCGACGCGACGGAGGCCGGCGTCGAGCGCTGCCTATCGCGCAGCTCGTCCCCTGGTTCATCGTCGGCTTTCTCGTCCTGATGACGCTGCGGTCCGCCGGCGCGTTACCGGCCGCGGTGCTCGAACCTGCGCACGCGGCCTCCGGATGGTTGACCAGCATGTCGATGGCGGCGCTGGGTCTCGGGGTCGACGCGCGCGCCGTCGTGCGGGCCGGCGGCAAAGTGACAGCGACCGTCGTCGTATCGCTGATCGGGCTGGGACTGATCAGCTGGGGGCTGATCGCGCTGCTGGGGATACGTTGA
- a CDS encoding LysR family transcriptional regulator, which translates to MTLDQLRIFVAVAERQHLTQAADVLALTPSAVSASIRALEERYGTPLFDRVGRRIEVNAAGRIFLDEARATLARAAGAERVLVELAGLARGALALQASQTIASYWLPPLLVRFRATHPQIDVRLDIGNTQSVADAVRDGQADLGLVEGGVDDAALVVDSVGQDRMAIVVAPGHPWTRKRKLTVADLQAARWIMREPGSGTRSALEEMLVEQGADLAALQVALTLPSNEAVRAAVMSGSDVAGLSELVAAPYIAAGLLAKVRMHLPPRDFFLLRHRERYRSRASQAFEQLVRSVPAA; encoded by the coding sequence ATGACTCTCGACCAGCTCCGCATTTTCGTCGCCGTCGCCGAACGCCAGCACCTGACGCAGGCGGCGGATGTCCTCGCGCTGACGCCGTCCGCCGTCAGCGCATCGATCCGCGCGCTGGAGGAGCGTTACGGCACACCCCTGTTCGACCGGGTGGGAAGGCGCATCGAAGTCAATGCGGCAGGGCGGATCTTTCTCGACGAGGCGCGCGCGACCCTGGCCCGCGCCGCCGGCGCCGAGCGCGTGCTGGTCGAACTGGCGGGACTGGCGCGCGGTGCACTCGCGCTGCAGGCCAGCCAGACCATCGCCAGTTATTGGCTGCCGCCGCTTCTCGTGCGCTTTCGCGCGACGCATCCCCAAATCGACGTGCGGCTGGATATCGGCAATACGCAGTCCGTGGCCGATGCGGTGCGCGACGGGCAGGCCGATCTCGGCCTCGTGGAGGGCGGCGTCGACGACGCGGCGCTCGTCGTCGACAGTGTCGGGCAGGACCGCATGGCCATCGTCGTCGCGCCCGGTCATCCGTGGACACGCAAGCGCAAGTTGACCGTCGCCGATCTGCAGGCGGCGCGCTGGATCATGCGCGAGCCGGGATCGGGCACCCGTTCCGCGCTCGAAGAAATGCTGGTGGAGCAGGGTGCCGACCTGGCCGCGCTGCAGGTCGCGTTGACGCTGCCGTCCAACGAAGCCGTGCGCGCGGCCGTCATGAGCGGAAGCGATGTGGCCGGATTATCCGAACTGGTCGCGGCCCCGTACATCGCGGCCGGGCTGCTGGCCAAGGTCCGCATGCATCTGCCGCCGCGCGACTTCTTCCTGCTGCGTCACCGCGAGCGTTACCGCAGCCGCGCATCCCAGGCGTTCGAGCAACTGGTGCGCTCCGTGCCCGCTGCCTGA
- a CDS encoding aldehyde dehydrogenase family protein, which produces MKTIDTIYIDGQFVAPHGREPLVLLDPATERETTAVILADEVDTQRAVTAAKAAYPAVSRTTRDERMAWLQRLHDAVAAAEQDIIDVMVAEYGGTMAMATGTARRAAASFAIARRLLAEYPFEREVGGARVTMVPHGVVGMITPWNASIGFIASKLSMAIAAGSTAVIKPSELSAAQTALITRVMRSAGLPPGVFNIVTGRGEVVGAEITRHPDIAKISFTGSTAVGKAIARGAVDTMKRVTLELGGKSPTVLLDDAGFTKAMPLAAMAAVMNSGQACIAGTRLLVPLNRVDEAHELAVRAFRDLVVGPTVDPRVNVGPMVTRKQYERVQDYIRKGIEEGATLLTGGLGRPAGLERGYFVRPTVFGDVRNDMTIARDEIFGPVLSIIPYRDDDDAIAIANDTPYGLHAYVFGADLARANRVAASIQAGRVFVNGLYDAPEAPFGGFKQSGIGREFGVFGLETYLEPKATMGHDKGL; this is translated from the coding sequence ATGAAAACTATCGACACGATCTATATCGACGGCCAGTTCGTCGCCCCGCACGGACGCGAGCCGCTCGTCCTGCTCGACCCGGCCACGGAGCGCGAAACGACCGCCGTGATCCTGGCCGACGAAGTCGACACGCAGCGCGCGGTCACCGCGGCGAAGGCGGCCTATCCGGCCGTGTCCCGCACGACGCGCGACGAGCGCATGGCGTGGCTGCAGCGCCTGCACGACGCCGTCGCCGCCGCCGAACAGGACATCATCGATGTCATGGTCGCGGAATACGGCGGCACGATGGCGATGGCGACGGGCACCGCGCGCCGCGCCGCCGCGTCGTTCGCGATCGCGCGTCGGCTGCTGGCCGAGTACCCGTTCGAGCGCGAAGTCGGCGGGGCGCGGGTGACGATGGTGCCGCACGGTGTCGTCGGCATGATCACGCCATGGAATGCGAGCATCGGCTTCATCGCGAGCAAATTGTCGATGGCGATCGCCGCGGGCAGCACGGCCGTCATCAAGCCCAGCGAACTGAGTGCCGCGCAGACGGCACTCATCACGCGGGTGATGCGCAGCGCGGGACTGCCGCCGGGCGTCTTCAATATCGTCACGGGCCGCGGCGAGGTGGTCGGTGCGGAGATCACGCGCCATCCCGACATCGCCAAGATCTCGTTCACCGGATCGACCGCCGTCGGCAAGGCGATCGCGCGCGGTGCCGTCGACACGATGAAGCGGGTGACGCTGGAACTCGGCGGCAAGTCGCCGACGGTGCTCCTCGACGATGCGGGCTTCACCAAGGCGATGCCGCTGGCGGCGATGGCCGCGGTGATGAACAGCGGCCAGGCGTGCATCGCCGGAACGCGTCTGCTGGTGCCTTTGAACCGCGTCGACGAAGCGCACGAGTTGGCGGTCCGCGCCTTCCGCGATCTCGTCGTCGGTCCGACGGTCGACCCGCGCGTGAACGTGGGGCCGATGGTCACGCGCAAGCAGTACGAGCGGGTGCAGGACTATATCCGCAAAGGGATCGAGGAAGGCGCTACGCTGCTGACGGGCGGTCTGGGCCGGCCGGCGGGGCTGGAGCGCGGCTACTTCGTGCGGCCGACCGTGTTCGGCGACGTCCGCAACGACATGACCATCGCACGCGACGAGATCTTCGGGCCGGTCCTGTCCATCATCCCGTATCGAGACGACGACGATGCCATCGCTATCGCCAACGACACGCCCTACGGCCTACACGCCTATGTGTTCGGCGCGGACCTGGCGCGCGCGAACCGCGTCGCAGCAAGCATCCAGGCCGGGCGCGTGTTCGTGAATGGCTTGTATGATGCACCGGAGGCGCCGTTCGGCGGCTTCAAGCAATCGGGCATTGGGCGCGAGTTCGGCGTCTTCGGCCTGGAAACCTATCTCGAACCCAAAGCGACCATGGGCCATGACAAAGGACTCTGA
- a CDS encoding AraC family transcriptional regulator, which translates to MTKDSELTLLGQLRGLVEKAMRGAGAGVLDLATDLPWLWLVRRPAPTPAGRGILSPSVCLLVQGEKEMLVGQRVLRYGPGCYVQAGVAMPVSGQVTRASAEAPYYGIRVEIDPKEVAAFVLEMRLQLPIEEADPPAITVERADEAMLDVFVRLLRRLGRPRDLPVLGRLLKQELLYHLVTAPGGATLSHGVVGGQRERAVGEATQWIRTHYNEPLSIDALARTVHMSPSVLHRRFKAATVMSPLQYQKQVRLLEARKSLMSGDIEAASVAYEVGYESPSQFSREYRRLFGAPPLKDAEQLRRQPAAGQP; encoded by the coding sequence ATGACAAAGGACTCTGAGTTGACTCTTCTCGGCCAGTTGCGCGGACTGGTCGAAAAAGCGATGCGCGGAGCCGGCGCGGGTGTCCTCGACCTGGCCACCGATCTGCCCTGGCTTTGGCTCGTGCGCCGGCCCGCGCCGACGCCGGCCGGGCGTGGGATCCTGTCGCCGTCCGTGTGCCTGCTCGTGCAGGGCGAGAAGGAGATGCTCGTCGGCCAGCGCGTGCTGCGCTACGGCCCCGGGTGCTATGTACAGGCGGGCGTGGCGATGCCGGTGTCCGGCCAGGTGACGCGTGCCAGCGCAGAGGCGCCGTATTACGGCATCCGCGTCGAGATCGATCCCAAGGAAGTCGCGGCCTTCGTGCTGGAGATGCGGCTGCAGCTGCCGATCGAGGAGGCGGACCCGCCCGCGATCACGGTCGAGCGCGCGGACGAGGCCATGCTGGACGTCTTCGTGCGCCTTCTGCGCCGGCTCGGCCGGCCGCGCGACTTGCCCGTGCTGGGCCGCCTGCTCAAGCAGGAACTGCTCTATCACCTCGTGACGGCGCCAGGCGGCGCGACGTTGAGCCACGGCGTGGTCGGCGGACAGCGTGAGCGCGCCGTCGGCGAGGCCACTCAGTGGATTCGCACGCATTACAACGAACCGCTGAGCATCGACGCGCTGGCGCGCACAGTGCACATGAGTCCATCCGTGCTGCACCGCCGCTTCAAGGCGGCGACCGTGATGAGCCCCCTGCAGTACCAGAAGCAGGTGCGCCTGCTCGAGGCGCGCAAGTCGCTGATGAGCGGCGACATCGAGGCGGCCAGCGTCGCGTATGAAGTCGGCTACGAAAGTCCGTCGCAATTCAGCCGGGAATATCGCCGGTTGTTCGGTGCGCCGCCATTGAAAGATGCGGAGCAGTTGCGGCGGCAACCGGCGGCTGGGCAGCCCTGA
- a CDS encoding alpha/beta fold hydrolase: MIEADLVLDDGRTLHVYDRGPTDAGPAVFWLHGTPNVGAPPEPLFADAARLGLRWIGYDRPGYGGSTSRAGRDVASAADDIVRIADRFGIERFAVVGHSGGGPHALACAALLPGRVLAAVSIAGLAPYGAENLDWFAGMRPSGQAGLRAALAGRAAKAAHEASQPEFDRALFTERDWAALSGQWAWFDSVVGPALANGPGGLIDDDIAYVTPWGFDCAQISRPLLLLHGDQDRMVPKGHGEWLARHCPAAELWLQPGDGHISVLSAAPCALEWLRKQA, encoded by the coding sequence ATGATCGAAGCAGACCTGGTCCTGGATGATGGGCGTACGCTGCACGTCTACGATCGAGGGCCGACCGATGCAGGACCCGCGGTCTTCTGGCTGCATGGCACGCCCAACGTCGGCGCGCCACCGGAACCGTTGTTTGCCGACGCCGCCCGGCTCGGCCTGCGTTGGATTGGCTACGATCGCCCCGGTTATGGGGGCTCGACATCCCGCGCGGGCCGCGACGTGGCCTCGGCTGCCGACGATATTGTCCGTATCGCCGACCGGTTCGGCATCGAGCGGTTTGCAGTGGTGGGACATTCCGGCGGCGGTCCGCACGCGCTGGCCTGCGCGGCGCTTCTGCCTGGACGTGTGCTGGCGGCTGTCAGCATCGCCGGTCTGGCACCGTATGGCGCCGAGAACCTCGACTGGTTTGCCGGCATGCGGCCGTCCGGCCAGGCGGGACTGCGTGCGGCGCTCGCGGGGCGGGCGGCCAAAGCCGCGCACGAGGCATCGCAGCCGGAGTTCGACCGTGCGCTGTTCACGGAGCGCGACTGGGCTGCCTTGTCGGGGCAGTGGGCCTGGTTCGACAGCGTCGTCGGCCCGGCGCTGGCCAATGGCCCCGGGGGATTGATCGACGACGACATCGCCTACGTGACGCCTTGGGGTTTCGATTGCGCACAGATATCCCGGCCGCTGCTCCTGTTACATGGCGATCAGGATCGCATGGTGCCCAAGGGGCATGGCGAATGGCTGGCGCGGCACTGTCCTGCGGCGGAGCTGTGGTTGCAACCAGGGGATGGGCATATCTCCGTGCTGAGTGCCGCGCCCTGTGCTTTGGAATGGCTGAGGAAACAGGCGTGA
- a CDS encoding sensor domain-containing diguanylate cyclase, whose protein sequence is MSASRPFRLAALIVSFACLTVAITAFLQLSLVDHFAIRHASEEAALRLEQLSWQMRDSLDRTLDQTVHDVSFLSTSSDVRAARDPAAARQVLENFQRNFPDYAWIGIAKPDGRVLAATGGLLENRDVKARPWFHAGQLTVTAEDYHPAAMLGSLLPRATDPWRFVDVAGPIREADGTMRGVLAIHLSWQWARTLAEDLLTPALRAYGAEIIVVRSDGVVLLGPGDILEKPIATESLRHALQGGTGTVMERWPDGRTYMTGYSLTGRDRDRAGLRWAVLARQTEAAALASAHEFEHRVQWLCLGLGLVLAAAAALLARRIVAPLKVLSSAIEELAHAPAQGMPARIPHINSFHEAQVLSDAMRNLVASERAHRDALERMNAQLEVTVAARTAELQELLMRDMLTGLPNRRALMQALPEAMARAGRVGRPCAVLFLDMDGFKQVNDTRGHEEGDELLRQFGMRLLNGIRETDMAARLAGDEFVVVLELLTDAQDAENKAHVLLDQLSRPYMLAGGSVQVGVSIGVALQLPQEPQEPARLLARADQAMYDAKRRGKGRVALTAAEPERETS, encoded by the coding sequence ATGAGCGCCTCCAGACCTTTCCGGCTCGCGGCATTGATCGTGTCGTTTGCCTGCCTGACGGTGGCGATCACGGCGTTTCTGCAACTGAGCCTCGTTGATCACTTCGCCATCCGCCACGCGTCGGAAGAAGCCGCATTACGACTGGAACAGCTGTCCTGGCAGATGCGCGATTCCCTCGACCGGACACTGGACCAGACGGTCCACGACGTGTCTTTTTTGTCGACCTCGTCGGACGTCCGCGCCGCCCGCGACCCGGCAGCAGCCAGGCAAGTGCTCGAGAATTTCCAGCGTAATTTCCCCGACTATGCGTGGATCGGCATCGCGAAACCGGACGGCAGGGTGCTGGCGGCGACCGGCGGCTTGCTGGAGAACCGCGACGTCAAGGCGCGTCCCTGGTTCCACGCAGGGCAGCTGACGGTCACCGCGGAGGACTATCACCCGGCCGCCATGCTGGGCAGCCTGTTGCCACGCGCGACAGACCCGTGGCGTTTCGTCGACGTGGCGGGACCGATCCGCGAGGCCGACGGCACAATGCGCGGCGTTCTTGCCATTCACCTGAGCTGGCAGTGGGCGCGTACGCTGGCGGAGGACCTGCTGACGCCGGCGCTGCGGGCGTACGGGGCTGAAATCATCGTCGTCCGTAGCGATGGCGTCGTGCTGCTCGGGCCGGGAGACATCCTGGAAAAGCCCATCGCGACTGAGAGCCTGCGCCACGCCCTCCAAGGCGGGACGGGGACCGTCATGGAACGGTGGCCCGATGGCCGGACGTATATGACCGGTTACAGCCTGACAGGACGCGACCGTGACCGCGCCGGCCTGCGCTGGGCCGTGCTCGCGCGCCAGACGGAAGCCGCGGCGCTCGCGTCCGCACATGAATTCGAACATCGTGTGCAGTGGTTATGCCTCGGACTGGGCCTCGTCCTCGCAGCCGCGGCGGCCCTGCTGGCGCGGCGCATCGTCGCGCCGCTCAAGGTGCTCAGCAGCGCGATCGAAGAGCTCGCTCACGCGCCCGCGCAGGGAATGCCGGCGCGGATTCCGCATATAAACAGTTTTCATGAGGCGCAGGTGCTGTCGGACGCGATGCGCAATCTCGTCGCCAGCGAACGCGCGCACCGCGACGCCCTGGAGAGGATGAATGCGCAACTCGAGGTGACGGTAGCGGCGCGCACGGCCGAGCTGCAGGAATTGCTGATGCGCGACATGCTGACCGGCTTGCCGAACCGGCGCGCGCTGATGCAGGCGTTGCCGGAGGCGATGGCGCGGGCGGGGCGTGTGGGCCGCCCGTGTGCGGTGCTGTTCCTCGATATGGACGGCTTCAAACAGGTCAACGATACGCGCGGCCACGAAGAGGGCGACGAATTGCTGCGACAGTTCGGCATGCGTCTGCTGAACGGCATCCGCGAGACCGATATGGCCGCGCGGCTGGCCGGCGACGAGTTCGTGGTCGTGCTCGAGCTGTTGACCGATGCGCAGGACGCCGAGAACAAGGCGCATGTGCTGCTGGACCAGCTGTCCCGTCCCTATATGTTGGCCGGCGGCAGCGTGCAGGTGGGCGTGAGCATCGGCGTGGCCTTGCAGCTGCCGCAAGAGCCGCAAGAGCCGGCCCGCCTGCTGGCCCGCGCCGACCAGGCGATGTATGACGCCAAACGTCGTGGCAAGGGCCGCGTCGCGTTGACGGCAGCCGAGCCCGAGCGGGAAACGTCCTAG
- a CDS encoding DUF1840 domain-containing protein: MLITFKSKAYPNVMMYQDHAKRILDLLHKDSELGVITAEEAPRAVKLLENEIEESRKHQATDEMEQDVKAHHDEEDTEHEAIETVTFSTRAFPLLEMLRAARDQHTDVLWGV; this comes from the coding sequence ATGTTAATTACCTTTAAATCCAAAGCCTACCCCAACGTCATGATGTACCAGGATCACGCCAAGCGGATTCTCGACCTGCTGCACAAGGACAGTGAACTGGGCGTCATCACCGCCGAAGAAGCGCCCCGGGCGGTCAAGCTGCTGGAAAACGAGATCGAGGAAAGCCGCAAGCACCAGGCCACGGACGAGATGGAGCAGGACGTCAAGGCCCATCATGACGAAGAGGATACCGAACACGAGGCGATCGAGACCGTGACGTTCTCCACCCGCGCCTTCCCGCTGCTGGAAATGCTGCGCGCCGCGCGCGACCAGCACACCGACGTGCTCTGGGGCGTCTGA